The following are encoded together in the Lactuca sativa cultivar Salinas chromosome 1, Lsat_Salinas_v11, whole genome shotgun sequence genome:
- the LOC111916730 gene encoding uncharacterized protein At2g39795, mitochondrial, whose product MLLRLVGSVGRRQTSFFPQHSSYRHITLIAHPFTRRSSIENNYVDYVPQQSRRNVSVMRKSAFEDRIRRLIRNDIQYELDRSPRTKLIPNFKSFAVDERPGEQWIRLNKQFGEDEEIKVEVTMFRVSTPAEKEGSVTTENDLELYISMVIDIFKDEENGILEFVCNVWPDSIEIEKVFMRDQDGMTGKPYLGPPFNDLDDELQTSLYDFLEIRGINDELALFLHKCMQHKSKNEYIRWMESLESFVARNK is encoded by the exons ATGCTACTCCGGCTGGTCGGTAGCGTCGGAAGAAGACAAACATCTTTCTTCCCTCAACACTCTTCTTATCGTCACATAACCCTAATTGCACACCCTTTTACCCGTCGTTCTTCAATCGAAAACAACTATGTAGACTACGTCCCACAACAATCGAGAAGGAACGTATCAGTGATGCGGAAATCAGCTTTCGAAGACCGAATACGTAGACTCATCCGCAACGATATCCAATATGAACTCGATCGATCTCCTCGTACTAAG CTTATTccaaatttcaaatcttttgcgGTTGATGAGAGGCCAGGAGAGCAGTGGATCAGATTGAACAAGCAATTTGGAGAAGATGAAGAGATTAAAGTAGAGGTAACCATGTTCCGAGTTTCTACTCCTGCTGAAAAAGAAGGTAGTGTTACAACAGAGAACGATCTAGAGCTTTACATTTCAATGGTGATCGACATCTTTAAGGATGAAGAAAATGGTATTTTGGAGTTTGTGTGCAATGTATGGCCTGACAGCATTGAGATTGAGAAAGTTTTTATGCGTGACCAAGATGGAATGACTGGTAAACCCTACTTGGGTCCTCCCTTCAA tgatttggatgatgaactgCAAACTTCACTGTATGATTTCCTGGAGATAAGGGGCATAAATGATGAACTAGCTCTCTTCTTGCATAAATGTATGCAACACAAAAGTAAGAATGAGTATATTCGATGGATGGAAAGCCTGGAGTCTTTTGTAGCACGGAATAAGTAA
- the LOC111916691 gene encoding uncharacterized protein LOC111916691, which translates to MGRTTSIKIIRTSIHTFLQSYNHFTIASLLTLPFSTSILLLSSLSPDFISLQHTIHFRLQSLFDATGIPVSSQFFSTFNLKLSQTITSAILLLPFTFSFLLITKTFIIQSFNTHNKKRSSFSGIYNSILQTQLWNTFLIMSANATSFWVLFIAFNCLEKMLSSSTLVVLFSMVGGIAYSVVIANTMIICNMALVLSGMETQGGFLSILKACVMIKRRIPTALSLALYINITLAGIEALFQFRLASAYSNSGTSNPSPLMVFEGLLIAYLYSIVITLDTITGCIFYKSCKIKASDQEACRRNEYCLEVKREEEEEVLY; encoded by the coding sequence ATGGGGAGAACAACCTCGATCAAGATCATCAGAACATCAATCCACACATTCCTCCAAAGCTACAATCACTTCACAATTGCATCCCTGTTAACCCTTCCTTTCTCAACATCAATCCTCCTCTTATCATCTCTTTCACCTGATTTCATCTCCCTCCAACACACAATCCATTTCCGACTTCAGTCCCTTTTTGATGCCACCGGAATCCCAGTTTCATCTCAATTCTTCTCCACCTTCAACCTCAAACTCTCCCAAACCATCACCTCAGCAATACTACTCCTACCCTTTACCTTCTCTTTCCTCCTCATCACAAAGACTTTTATAATTCAATCCTTCAACACCCACAACAAAAAGCGATCATCTTTCTCCGGAATCTACAATTCCATCCTCCAAACACAACTATGGAACACCTTTCTAATCATGTCAGCAAACGCCACTTCTTTTTGGGTTCTTTTCATCGCATTCAACTGTTTAGAAAAGATGTTATCATCTTCTACCTTGGTCGTATTATTTTCTATGGTGGGAGGAATCGCATATTCCGTAGTTATAGCCAATACGATGATCATATGTAACATGGCGCTAGTGCTCTCTGGAATGGAAACCCAAGGTGGGTTTCTTTCCATTCTCAAAGCATGTGTTATGATTAAAAGAAGAATTCCAACAGCCCTTTCATTAGCGCTTTACATCAACATCACTTTGGCTGGAATTGAAGCACTTTTCCAATTCCGGTTGGCAAGTGCTTATTCCAACTCAGGAACAAGTAATCCCAGTCCTTTAATGGTGTTCGAAGGATTGTTGATAGCATATTTATACTCCATCGTCATCACACTTGACACCATCACTGGCTGTATCTTCTACAAAAGCTGTAAAATTAAAGCTTCTGATCAAGAGGCGTGTAGGAGAAATGAGTATTGTTTGGAAGTCAaacgagaagaagaagaagaagtgctGTATTGA
- the LOC111916729 gene encoding protein IMPAIRED IN BABA-INDUCED STERILITY 1, whose product MGCVTSKQAVSVTPAVDHSGVFRDNAAVGSGRSLGGNGNDVVAELEKSKSKSKSKKKNKRSESGLSGTGSELGDSGRASSTTGGGGDSVSFRLGNLLKYVEAEQVAAGWPAWLSAVAGEAIHGWVPLRAESYEKLEKVGQGTYSSVFRARELETGRIVALKKVRFDNFEPESVRFMAREIVILRRLDHPNVMKLDGIITSRLSCSIYLVFEYMEHDISGLLSCPDIKFTESQIKCYMKQLLSGLEHCHSRGVMHRDIKGANLLVNNEGIMKIGDFGLANFCNTAGDKKQPLTSRVVTLWYRPPELLLGSTDYEASVDLWSIGCVFAELLLGSPILQGRTEVEQLHKIFKLCGSPPEDYWKKSKLPHATMFKPQHPYESCLLETFKELPKCAVDLIQTLLSVEPYKRGTASSALSTEYFKTKPHACDPSSLPKYPPNKEIDAKHREDSRSKKLVGRTRGPEVSRRLARKQNGLTKLAPEESLPEKTQTQTRVKINGNSLDTKKGGDIILGFEVRKPSVNTTDDNSHTKHASQGDIPYSGPLQVPGSSGFAWARRRLDDSLSIRSRSRSSSRSLISEPSATTHLRNFESKCDESNETGARGLVIKNWSQLDQPNSYDAGSDGFVKRMNMAYQDQEEKVEFSGPLLTQSHRIDELLERHERQIRQAVRRSWFQRGKRNS is encoded by the exons ATGGGTTGTGTGACATCGAAGCAGGCAGTGTCTGTGACGCCGGCGGTTGATCATTCTGGGGTTTTCCGGGACAATGCAGCGGTGGGTTCTGGCCGGAGCTTAGGTGGTAACGGTAATGATGTTGTTGCGGAACTGGAGAAAAGCAAGAGCAAAAGCAAGagcaagaagaagaataagaggaGCGAGTCAGGGTTGAGTGGGACTGGGAGCGAGTTGGGTGACTCAGGGAGAGCGAGTTCCAcaactggtggtggtggtgactcGGTTAGTTTTAGGTTGGGGAATTTACTCAAATATGTGGAAGCAGAGCAGGTTGCCGCCGGTTGGCCTGCGTGGCTCAGTGCGGTTGCCGGCGAAGCCATTCATGGCTGGGTTCCTCTCAGAGCCGAATCCTATGAGAAATTAGAAAAG GTCGGACAAGGTACATACAGCAGTGTTTTTCGTGCTCGTGAGCTAGAAACGGGGAGGATAGTTGCCCTGAAGAAGGTTCGATTTGACAATTTCGAACCTGAAAGTGTTCGATTTATGGCAAGAGAAATAGTGATTCTTCGAAGGCTCGATCATCCGAACGTTATGAAACTAGATGGGATCATAACCTCCCGATTATCTTGTAGCATATACCTCGTTTTTGAGTACATGGAACACGATATTTCCGGTCTTCTTTCTTGCCCCGACATCAAATTCACAGAATCTCAG ATTAAATGCTACATGAAACAATTGTTATCTGGGCTCGAGCATTGTCATTCGCGTGGTGTAATGCATCGCGACATTAAAGGGGCGAATCTTTTGGTAAATAATGAAGGAATTATGAAAATCGGCGATTTTGGGTTGGCCAATTTCTGTAATACCGCCGGTGACAAAAAACAGCCATTGACGAGCAGAGTTGTGACTTTATGGTACCGGCCACCGGAACTTTTGTTGGGTTCAACGGATTATGAAGCTTCTGTGGATCTATGGAGTATTGGGTGCGTATTTGCAGAGCTTCTTCTTGGTTCACCTATTCTTCAAGGAAGAACCGAG GTTGAACAATTGCACAAAATCTTTAAGCTTTGTGGTTCACCACCAGAAGACTACTGGAAAAAGTCAAAGCTTCCTCATGCCACCATGTTTAAACCACAGCATCCGTATGAAAGCTGTTTACTTGAAACTTTCAAAGAGTTGCCTAAATGTGCTGTGGATCTAATCCAAACATTGCTGTCTGTGGAACCATATAAGCGTGGGACTGCCTCTTCTGCTCTTTCAACTGAG TATTTCAAGACAAAGCCACATGCATGTGATCCATCAAGTTTACCAAAATACCCACCCAACAAAGAGATAGATGCAAAACATCGTGAAGACTCAAGAAG taaaaAGCTGGTTGGGAGAACTCGTGGACCTGAAGTCTCAAGAAGGTTAGCCAGAAAACAGAATGGTTTGACTAAATTGGCACCTGAGGAG AGTCTACCGGAAAAAACTCAAACTCAAACCCGAGTTAAAATCAATGGAAATAGTTTAGATACTAAAAAAGGAGGAGACATAATCTTGGGTTTTGAAGTACGAAAGCCATCTGTAAACACAACAGACGATAATTCACACACAAAACACGCGTCTCAAGGAGACATTCCGTATTCGGGCCCTTTACAAGTTCCGGGCTCTAGTGGTTTTGCGTGGGCCCGCAGGCGATTAGATGATTCTTTATCGATACGATCACGCAGCCGATCGAGTTCAAGAAGcctgatttctgaaccttcagcCACTACACATTTGAGAAACTTTGAGTCCAAGTGTGATGAGTCCAATGAGACAGGGGCCCGTGGGCTTGTTATTAAAAACTGGAGCCAATTGGATCAGCCCAATTCTTATGATGCCGGGTCGGATGGGTTTGTGAAGAGAATGAATATG GCTTatcaagatcaagaggagaaAGTCGAGTTTTCAGGACCTTTATTGACTCAATCACACCGAATCGATGAACTTTTGGAGAGACATGAACGCCAGATTCGCCAAGCGGTTCGAAGATCATGGTTCCAAAGAG GGAAAAGAAACAGCTAG